The sequence below is a genomic window from Humulus lupulus chromosome 3, drHumLupu1.1, whole genome shotgun sequence.
GTGTAATGTGTGTGAATATGTAGGTAGGGAACAGGGTTAATTCCCCATTGTATAAAAAAAAGTCCATAAAATaggaaatgaaaaataaaaatgatactTGATACATATAGTATGAAATAGTATAGAGTAttaactaattatttatttaattattttaatcaaGTGAacttaattatattaaaaatttttaaagaaaaaataactaaaatatattaCACTCTTACTACCtcactctttttttttaataaaaaagaataaaatatgtTATTAACTTAATCAAATTCATAATTCAGCTTTTAAATAGTTTTGATAGATAGATTATAGATAAATAGCCTTTTTTCAGTGTTAATGGTTCTGATATTTAGCTCTAATTTATTTGTTCATTATTATAAGTTAAATCATTGTTGATACTGTTCCAATATGAGAGGCCCGCGTTAGTGATTTGGTATTTTCAAATTAGATACGAGTCATAAATTTGTTTTGTTGGCTTGTGAGCATTACAAGGAGACATGACATTGATTATGTGCCTTGGTTTGATGGTTTAACTAATTGATTTGCAGCCAGAACTCCATGCAAACACATGATTATATATACATAAACTagcatattatattattattaattaatgtcCCATGAAATGAAATGATTGATTGTTACTCCTTAAGTCAACATTAAGGGATAGCCATCTCACATGGTGTGTGATAATGCATGATTTGTTTCTCCACCAAAATAACAATTATATATCTTGCTAGGTAGTGGGAAAATCTCTTATCTTGCAATTAATTATTATGATATAAATCAGTAAAAGCAGTGATAGTACTACTGAAAATGGTTTATACTGGTACTTCCCATACTCCATCATATCCCCCATGACATATTtccaaaagagaagaaaaaagagaaagacAAACAAACATTCCAAACTGTACACGCATATACAgtgaaaacataaaaaataaaggtACTCTCCACAGAAAGAAACAAATGAAAGATGATCAgaataaatttaaaacaaaaaagaagCGAAAATCAAGAAAAAATTTCCTTCTCGATCTCTCACCAGCTTCTTAAACAGAATTAATAACTAAGATGACAAATTAAACAATCATCAAACTAGCTAAGCTAGCTagttataatataaatatatatagataattaaCATATATcgatcatatattttttttacaacaatttttaatcactatatatatatatgattatatattggAAATTGGTGCTGATGATATTGACCCTCTCTTGATGCTATCCATGTTGGTAGTTTCATAAACTGGTAGACCACTGGAATAGCAACCCAAGTCATAGTTTTGCAACTCAAAAAGATCAGAGCTGGAGTCACTGTCTGCACCATCATCTTCCTCATCGATATCATCATCTTCATCAAATTTTCCCAACACTACTATTTTTTTCTCAGACTGATGAAATTTCTTAAGATCGTGCTGTTTTTGACGATGATGTTCATGAGCCGGTCGGTTACTTACTTTGTCTTTCTGATTAATAGACGACGACAATGCGTTTGATCCCTTAATATTATTCTTGACTACGTTCTCCTTCTGATCATGCTCGAGATGAGTCGACGATGACAACGACAACAAGTCCTTCACAGCTTGATCATTATCGTTTTGCTGAGCTTTATTGTTGATGCCATTGTTGGCGTTGTTATTGCTGAACTTGCACAAAGTTGAAACTAGTTGCTTGTGATTTTCCGAAAAACTTCTGAAATTCTTGGTGGGAGTTAATTGAGCATGAGGAGGAGGTGTTCTAAAGCCGGAACTAGAAGAGTTATAAGAATAGAAAGAGGAGGCTTTTGAATCTGTCGTCGTTGTGTTAGTACTCGAGCTTCCAAAGTGGCTTATGCTACTCCTTCTCTTCCTTCTTCCTCCTCCGCCGCTTTGATCATCTTGATCGTAATCTTTCATCGACAAAGCACTAGTACCGGTCGTAGATTTCGACTTTATCTTCTTCTTCGACGAGGATTGGTTGAAAAGCGAGTTCAAGAAGCTAGCTAGTCTCCCTCCGGGGGAGCTTGGCTGCTTGTACTTCTTCTCTTTGATTTGCTTCTCCAGCACCccatgatgatgatggtgatcgTGATGATCATGGTGATTGTGAAGATTAAGTACGCTTCTTCTAGGCATGTCTAGGCTGATTCTTCCTCCTGAAGATCCTCtagtaccactactactgctattacTCCAATACGCTCTGCTGTGATGATCTTGATCTTTACTACAGATCTTCTGGTTGAATGACGTGGCACCACATGATTCGTTGTATCCGGAGAAGTACCTCGCCGCCTCGAACACGTCAAGCTCGCCGGAATCATTCCTCCGGTGGAATGATTTTTTGAAGAGTTTTTCTGGGTCTGCTGGGTTGAGTGAACCTGCCAAAGACATGGTTGATGATgatagttttcttttcttttgtttttttttgaaaattgaaTGTGTAATGTGTGACACTACTCACTTGTTTGAAATATTAAGTCACAAATATATGGGGTGAAGGGTATTTATTGTATGGGAGTAGGAATTAGTTGGATTTGTGAGATGATGATGATttcgagggagagagagagagagagagagagagagagattgtaaTAATGGGGGTTTTGAAATGATTGAGAGTAGTGGGAAGCTGGCTTTATAATAATCAATTTATTTAATGTCTATAATATTTAATTATGTATATGATGGGGAAGATTTTGGAGGTTTTTGGCAGGGACCTACTTGATGTTAATATGTGCCTTTTAAGTTATATACATCAAGAGAAGTAGTGGGGTATACATTAATACAAGTGAAACAatgaaagtttttttttaataactttttattttattttatatatgttttatccTTTCACTCATATGAATGCTGTGACAACCAGAGGTTTATGTTGGGGATGGTGCATGGGGGCACAAGATAGATTGTGCTTTTCCTTGGATTCTAGGGCTTCTAGTTTGTATTGATGGAAAATTTTGTTAGCTCTCAAGTGGATGTTGGCCATGTTCTATGGCCTATATATGAGAGGCTATATATATGGACATCTACTAGTAGCTCACACTTATATGTATTATATCATTGAATATATGTGGTGGATATTAGATATCCaaaatcttctttttttttttttttcatttttattataatttctttttGGGGTGCGGGGTAAGGAGAAAAAAAGGATGAGGATACTTTAATAAGCTTGAAAATCACTCTTTAATAGAATAAAAGCTAATTGTTATATATCCCCACTGCAATCAATTACTCGGTTAGATTTAGTGATTTACCATGGCCCAGTAATATTTGGTTGCCTCCTTCTTAGTGGAGCTTCATTTTCATGTGGTAATTATATAAGGTATCTTCAATTAGCAGAATTAGCAACCAAAAGTTGGTAATGTGTGTCCAACTAATTTATATGTCAAATTTGATCGTTACTATATATAACTAGAATTTCTAATACTTGAGAGATAAacattatagtttttttttaagaaaaattaatgtTATTTAAACAAAAGAGAAACTACTATATTGGAATTTTTTGTAGCTAGCTGCTATAGCCACGTTATGAAAAGCAGTAATCAAGCAATCAGTAGTTAGAATAATCCAAATGACAAAAGAATAAAGTTAATAATTAACATCAGTTAGTACATATAAACCCAGCTAGTACTATATTGTTACCAAAATATTATTCGTTTCAAAGGACTGAAATAATGAAATGAGTGGATCAACCTGAACTACATTGACAACAcaaacttttctctttttttacTTTGAGAGATCTATCCTTAATTAGTCTTTATCATGCACGCGCTTTCAAACAAAccacacaagaaaaaaaaatctgaagtcccaccaagaaaaaaaactatatttgAGAATTTCTAAACAATTACTAAATAAACTTAAGTCCCACCAAAAATAAATAGAGCAGTGACCCATGTTAAAGCTTATAAGACTAGACACATATCTAAAcacctttcttttcttctttagagACATTGAGGCAGTCAATGTGCTTGGCCCATCAAAAATAGAGTCCCCATTCCTTGTTGTCGGGACAGTGAAATGTGTGGTGTCGCACACCACTCGTGCATTGATAACTGGATTTTGTTTAATCCATTTTCATCACATTTAGATCAATCCCTGTTTAGTACCACGATTTTATTAAATGAGCCTGAGTTTTTGTAACGTTTAATTAGCAGTACTATACATATGTAGCAACGTAATCAAATTGTATTGCTCTAGCTATATATAATGTTGTATGTATTATATATCAGCTGTCACTAGCTGAGATTTTGAAGCCAATAGATGAGTATCTTCTTAGGGTTGATGATGATAGTTGCATAAAGAGGATCTAGGTGTGGTCAATTTTTTCTGCACATTAATCATCATATATTGTGGAAAAACTTTATGGTCCCCTCTCTATTTATGCACTTTGGAACCATAAACACAACTCTCAAGATCAGATCATACTCTTCAAGCTCAAAATGATCTCAATTTTATCGTTTTCAGCATTGATTTCTAACCAAATCTACTGTCACAACTAGCCGATTCCTCTGAACCAGTACTACTAATATTAGTACGAGTGGCATATAAAGAATCTATGTTATTAAGTAATGAAAACAAGATgagaaaaagaagaggaagaaaaatGTGATCGAATTTGTTCATATTCATATTTAGGCCACCACATAATGcaacattttttttcaaaaaattggaCCAGTTTGACTTAAAAAATACTTAGCTGATACCCAAAGTCAACAAAACGCCACATAATAAAAATACAGTCTTGATCAACATATGATCACGAAAACATCATGTTATTTCGAAGGAAATTACTTTATCTTTAAGTTACATAtatgattattataataattactgTTATAAATACTCTCACCAAACATGGGCCAAAGCATTGCTCCAAGAGGAACAAAACCAACCCATTAAGCAGAACTTGTAGGGGGCTATATAATTTAGGTAATAAAGTATACATAATTAGTAATGTGCATATTACTAGTATAGTactatatataagtatataaaaatgatatcatatatatatatatatgaccagCCAACATCATCTGAAGTTGATCATTATTTAGGGCCTACATATATCTAACAAAATAGAGGCTCCATTGAAGAAATACAGTCCACAGAATGACTTAATAAGTTTGGCCCGTTAGGCGAAGTGTAAGGATCAGATTAATTATAATGGCTTGACATATTCTTGTCGCCACACTTATATTTTGTGGGGGggctatttttattttatatatatataatatagcgTCTTCATCTCCTCTAGACCTATTCGATGGTGAACACATTTACAATGTTGGATAGATAGATATACATGTAAGGTAAATATATGATATGATCATACAGGAAGAAGCAGATAATGTTAagttgctttcttttattttgCACCTTGCATTCTAAAAGCCACCTTTCATGGCCATCGTTTTCCCATTAGTCCCATCTATATGTTCGTTTTAAAAATTCACGATTCACTGATCTTTTCCTACTTCCTTGCTCAATCTAACTCACTCTAACTTACATTTAGACAAAattcatcatcattattattattattattataaggcCAGACTACTGAATCACTCGGACTTAGATTCCACCCCAATATCCTATGATAATTGAATAAACAATGTATGCATGCAACacacttttttaattttaattttagcatcttaaattatttataattttttgaaaatttgtaggagaTTCCTATAACTACATATTATAACTTATCAtgtaaaaaaattagaattactGTTTATTTATGTACCAAAAATACTAAGGCTCCATTTGGCTAAACTTCTATAAACTCTTGAATAGCTTCTAGAATTAAGAAAAATCATTTTAGAGGCATTTGGGTAAAAGAATAAAAagtcattttttaattttaaagtcTTTTTGGGAGAAGTTGGGAGACCCTAGCTTCTCCCAAAATAACTTTTGAGAAATTGTtttctaaattaaaataaattttgaaattccTAATTTACTCataaaagattttttttattaatacccaaacaatttgaaaataacttttcattaaaaaaaatctttatatAATAGTTATTCAAACACAAAATATAAGCTAcaatttttacttattttatacttttagttataagtaaaagtaaaaaattaattagtctAAGGAGGCCTAAAAATACTTAGATAGTGATTAAAAATAATCACTACTATAGTGATACCAATTATATATATGGAAAAAATTTGGGTAGTGATTATTTTTAATCACTACCTACCGATAGGTATGTTTAGtatttttgatatatatatattaataagttgtaactttattttttttacatgatTGTGCATAATGTAGTTACGGCAGATCTCTCACAAGTTTTTAGAAAATTTTAGATAATTTAGGATGTCGAAATCATGATTTAAATAACCTATTGCACGTGCGTTTAAATATTGAAACAAACACGCATACAACAAACTGTTTGAATGACATCCTAAATTTTCGAAATTTCTAGAAAAATTTGTGGAATGTTCACTATAACTACATTATATACTGTTATGTAAAAAAATTAGAATTGCAGCTTATTTATGtgctaaaaataataaaaatacttatagataatgattaaaaataatcaCTACTATACTATAGtaccctatatatatttataactatAATTCACTTTTTCCCTATTGATTTGCTTTTTTAATCAAATGCGCCAATTTTTATATTCTTCAGAGAATTAAGTTTAGCTTTTCTTAAAGTTACGTACTCGTAATAGTTTTTAAAGTTTGTCTCTATTTCTTAGTTGAGTTTAATTTATAATTCAGTTCTTCGTGTTTGATGCATTTTTCTGGCTGCTAATTCAGAAAATAGCCACTTATAATATTAAAATGTGTTACAAAATATTCTTAACAGGACCATATTGGTACATTTATGAAGGCAACTAATTGAAAAATGTTGCTGCAATTGGTAAGCGAAAtttaaatttattcatttttatttatgtttttgtgGTGATGAGACTTTTTGTTGATGCAATTGACTTTTGTTAactattaaaacaaaaataaaatttagttttaaatttaattaataattagtgtttgttatattaaattaataatatccgaaaattcccaaattatttattaatatttgaaattaaaaatattaaaatgtaaTAATTGTTTTAACCATCCAAGATATTATAAAAAAACTATATACATATTCTATCCTAAAGCAGTAGTGAGACATCATCGTCGTGATCTGATCTTTTTCCATAGGCCCTGCAGCATTGGTAGGCGGTGGTGGAGGACTTGTGACAACCAACACTTGCAACATCAATTAAACATCTCGAATCATTTCTTGCATATTGACTTATTTCCTCCAAGCGGCAAGGGAAAGTCCTCTGCTCACACATACTAAAAGTCTTCTTCATAAGATTTCACCGTCCACTCTTCGATATTAATTCTCAACTCTCTGACTTAGTATCCACCACTATTGTCGCCGTCAATATCCTCTCATTGCTGTGAGAAATAAAGaaccacactttctctctctctctctcctcttcctTCATTGTTATCTTCCTTTTTCTCGATctcagatttttttttctttcgttCGGCCTTCAATGGCGAAGTCGCCATCAAGTAGCCTCCAACGAAATGAAACACATTTATGAGTTTGTGATGTTGAAAAGATTAAAACTCAGTTATTAATCATTCTTAGAAATCTAGATTTTTTTTAACCATATGCATTTTTCTGTAATCATTAGTTTCAAAATTTAGTCATTTCCGTAACAATTAGTTTCAAGATCTAGCCATTTCTGTAACCATTGAAATGATTAATAGAAAAATTCATAGTTTTGTGAATTTTTACCCAACCGTATACATctatttttttatgtaaaaaCTAAAGGCATTTTTGTAGAGTAACCTAAATTGTATTTTTGTACAAAATAGTTATGTTTTGAAATATTATTAACCGATATACATAAAAGATGATATAGGTATACGTATACATATAGTATGTGACATTAATTTGATTTAAATGGCCAAAATTTGTCCATTTCGCTAAAAGCACCAAATTCTATTGGCTTGGAGCCTTAAAGTCTTGGACCCACTAAAGCTGAGCAAGTAATGTTCTCTGTGCCGAGACATTATGGGACACGGCCTTAAATTGTCCCCCCAGTGCCACCCCATTGTACCCAAAAAGTCTTAGTATTGCTCATATATCTGATGGTAGGTGATCACCTTGGACGATTTCTACTTCTACTAGCTGGTACTTCATATCCTAATAGTACTAAGGTTTtctttccttaaaaaaaaaagaaagaaaaatagtaaaGGATGAGATAAGATAAGAAGAAGATATGGATCGTGTGGATCTGATAATTCAAGATTCATCGAATACAGCTTCAAAACACGATTTTAAAACACAGGAAAATAAAAAGATTGCTTTTAAGTGTATAACTAGAGTCTAGACTTTGATCATTGACGCTTAATATATatctacatttatatatatgaagcACATGTGACTCAAGTTTCAGAGACAAGGCCAtccttatatatatttatgtcttcCTAATATACGTGGCCATTTTAGCTACACATATAGTGGCCTCGTTTCTAAAGCAATCTATCTTCTGGAAAGGCCAACTTTTCATGCCTATGTATcattcaaaaagaaagaaaaatcaaGTTCCAAAAGATGGGTTTTAGGTAAGAATAGCATTGGGCATGTGGTATCTATCATGAAATAAATTGGCTTAGTTTAATCACTTCACAAACAAATTACATCCCATCTTTCCAACAAGATACATCACCATGTCTTGTAGTTTATTTGGTGAAACATAATCTTGATTTGCTTTAAAGTGCTTACCAGGGTGTTATTCTTGTGCTATGTTCCCAGCCCCCCCTTTTTTTATTGGATCATCAATTAATTCTAAGGAAATATAATCTGCGTTTCATATTATTAGAGATAAGGCTCAGATTTTTGATATTTTTCCGTCACTTTTTCATGTGGCTGAGCATTTTGGTCGATTTCTCATTGCcaaatttttaataatatattattggGTTAGACCATGGGACATGAGATTGTGAGACAGACCGAAAGATATTTCTCAATTGATATGTGAAAAAAAATCATTGGGAGTGTAAAGTTCATTATGAGTACTCTTTTTATGAAGGTGAATTTTCACCACATTTGTCAGATTGTTCCCCTTTTATACATATACTTCCAATTTATACTACTTGTCTAATTAACAAGCATTTTTCTTTATCTTTAAAGGCCCAAAGCAAAAAATAATGATGACAACTTCACAATCATGTGTAGGAATTTTTCAAAACTTCGTGTTTAAAATATGGTAATTTTGttcatcaataaaagaatagtaaTTTTTTAACAACATGGTCACCAACTAAGTGACTTGTGAAATATATTTGATAAGTTATCAATATAGTTACGGATGATAATAAAGTTGTTATTTGGATTCACCAATGAAAGTCGTAATGAGATAATACTTTAGAAACATATCATATTTTTTCACAACTCCGTTTGAATGCATACCAATAGACATTTGTAAATTTCAAATAAACCGTAAAGTTCATATCACTTTTCGTGGGCTTTAAAACTTTAGCCCAGATTCTTATGTAGCGATGTTCAAGTTTCCTAGTGTCTTAACATcacttttttttatgatttaatcAAAGTTTTGTAATAGTAGGTATTAGCTTTTGTGATGTTTACAATTATAtacttataatataaaataattacaaaatcacctgtaaaattttatttacacaaatacATTGCCCCGTCATAAAAAAATACTAgattctaaaagtaatatacctgaatttgaaattttttccgaAGTCCCAATTTTCttgtttttctgggtttaaaaaagtaacattttggttacttaaaatgttaataagttaccaattagttatttttttcatgaacaattttatttttataacatattattttatatacattttggtttCCTTCaatacttatttttttaaaacttttttatCTTAAGACACTGGTTAGTCATTTTGAAGTTATATTATAGTGTCTTATTACTCAAGATACTTTTACGTTGCCGATTAGTcattttttagaaactaatgagttacaataaaatataacaaattactatataacgtattattaaaagttacttttagtatactatacaacaattttttttatattctatttaaaagttaccaaacaatatcctaaagaatttattttaaaaaagttaatttgaatatttttaaataaatttaagttttttagaATACAATATAGTGTCttttaaatgtaaaaaaaaaaaaatacaaattttagtatattaaattttgatcaagtttaaaatttagtGTCTTTTTGgtcaacacaatataaaaaataactaaaatgttGCTTTTTATTCTGGTCATCTTCTCCTATGACGGTTAAAAAACATATGattcccacatatcaaaatgattaCCTTGAAGAGTAGGTCGCGATAGTACCACTTTTGAGCCCAATCGACTAGCGGTGTGgttgaaatattatttttaagtttcagaaaagagaaagaaaagagaaatatatagatttgaagaaagagaaaaaaataataaaaaacttttgttttaaggtatagattaatgtatatatgtaaataattatttatatgcgatttttgtaaataaaattcaaatcatCTTAGGTTTTCTAGTTTGCACTATCTTTTATataatagttttattttttatttttgcgaGACAAATAATCAATGTCACTAAAACCTTGTTTCTTGTTTCTGATTATTGGTcatgtttataagtatttttaaaaaaataaaaaaatgaattaaaaatatatgtaaaataaataaaaaagaactgaaaacttattttattttaattacatCAATTTATAATCATATGCAATGttaattaattgaaaaattaaattctaatttttATTAAACTTTTTTCAATTTAGAATTCAATGTATTTTgtaaattaaactaaaaaaacaaaTACCCAACGTTTCTTCATCCTGTTAATGCCCAAAtcagaaaacaaaaattaattaatatttataattcaAATCTTCTTGAAGACTccaaattaaaagaaaacaaattcaGTAGGTGTGTATTTAAAATCTTAGTGTTCTTTCACACAAAAATTAAATCTTAGTGTTCTTGAAGCAAGTTTCTTATgaacaataatgaaaaaaaagaTTCAAGATCAGTGATTTACAACCAAAGCAATTTTTCAAACTCTAAATGAAACAAATGACAAACCAAATCTCTCAAAATCACATCAAATTATTCAATAGGTTTGAATAAAAAAATCAAAGTGTGCTCTTTTAATTTATTGCCTAGTTAATAAAATCTGCCATGATGAAATAAGCTTGAGGCTACCAAATCCAACACCCGTGCTACCAGATCCGCCCTCCGAGCCTATTGCCAGTGGCCTATCAACTTAACACCAACGCATGTCCTCCGAGCCCATCGCCAGTCCTTCTTGATAG
It includes:
- the LOC133822991 gene encoding protein BIG GRAIN 1-like E — protein: MSLAGSLNPADPEKLFKKSFHRRNDSGELDVFEAARYFSGYNESCGATSFNQKICSKDQDHHSRAYWSNSSSSGTRGSSGGRISLDMPRRSVLNLHNHHDHHDHHHHHGVLEKQIKEKKYKQPSSPGGRLASFLNSLFNQSSSKKKIKSKSTTGTSALSMKDYDQDDQSGGGGRRKRRSSISHFGSSSTNTTTTDSKASSFYSYNSSSSGFRTPPPHAQLTPTKNFRSFSENHKQLVSTLCKFSNNNANNGINNKAQQNDNDQAVKDLLSLSSSTHLEHDQKENVVKNNIKGSNALSSSINQKDKVSNRPAHEHHRQKQHDLKKFHQSEKKIVVLGKFDEDDDIDEEDDGADSDSSSDLFELQNYDLGCYSSGLPVYETTNMDSIKRGSISSAPISNI